The Glycine soja cultivar W05 chromosome 3, ASM419377v2, whole genome shotgun sequence genome window below encodes:
- the LOC114405195 gene encoding uncharacterized protein LOC114405195, giving the protein MAEHGTRRTTTDLLEEAIATLSEKHSDLANKFEAMCKRLSRMNPTPPPPPPLHQPQHPPVKLEVPRFDGHDPLGWIFKISQFFDYQGTPDEERITVTSFYLDGPALSWFQWMYRNDFITSWPALLQAIETRFAPSFYDDPLGALFKLVQRGTIADYLTEFERLENRIVGLSPPVLLSCFISGLNPEIRREVQAFQPISVPQTTALAQKWNPSHRCKGRVLFFIANADDPPSSETPIPDSSSHLESTSPANPDNFHSTFDPAPLQPQVSLHAMAGVPATDTFRLYGMINNTRITILVDSESTQNFVQPRVAKFLNLRMHDTTPLCVMVGNGSVLDCRQLCPDTSVLIQNHTFVVTLRVLPLSGADAVLGVEWLRTLGPIMTDYSSFTMQFTHSGQHVTLHADVLVDENPASAHQIKRMITTNATSGLFHLSPLPITQPEPALDPPHPIPAINELLIKYHSLFQQPSTLPPPRQHDHYINLIPSSKPVNVRPYRYPHFQKTEIEKQVTALLDSGLIQPSRSPFSSPVLLVKKKDGTWCMCIDYRALNSITVQDRFPLPAIEELLDELGSASWFSKLDLRQGFHQILMAEKIYRKQLFAHIMDTMNIVSCLSVFVTRRQRFRQP; this is encoded by the exons ATGGCGGAACACGGTACTCGCCGCACCACCACCGACCTCCTTGAAGAAGCCATTGCCACCCTTTCAGAGAAACACTCAGACTTAGCCAACAAATTCGAAGCTATGTGCAAGCGTCTTTCTCGCATGAACCCGACACCGCCTCCACCCCCTCCTCTTCACCAGCCACAGCATCCACCAGTTAAGCTAGAAGTACCTCGTTTTGACGGACATGATCCATTAGGATGGATCTTCAAGATTTCGCAATTTTTCGATTACCAAGGAACACCAGATGAAGAACGCATCACAGTGACATCTTTCTATCTCGATGGGCCTGCGTTAAGCTGGTTCCAATGGATGTATAGGAACGACTTCATCACGTCGTGGCCAGCGTTACTCCAAGCCATCGAAACCCGCTTTGCACCTTCCTTCTATGATGATCCTCTAGGAGCGTTGTTCAAGCTAGTACAGCGAGGCACGATCGCTGATTACCTCACCGAATTTGAGAGGTTAGAAAACCGGATTGTAGGATTGTCTCCTCCAGTTCTTCTAAGCTGCTTTATTTCTGGGTTGAACCCAGAAATTCGTCGAGAAGTACAAGCCTTCCAGCCTATATCGGTACCTCAGACCACTGCACTTGCTC AAAAATGGAACCCTTCCCATCGTTGCAAAGGAAGAGTTTTGTTCTTCATCGCAAATGCTGATGACCCTCCTTCCTCGGAGACACCCATACCTGATTCTTCTTCCCACCTGGAGTCCACATCCCCCGCGAACCCAGACAACTTTCACTCTACCTTTGACCCAGCACCATTACAACCACAGGTTAGCCTTCACGCCATGGCCGGTGTACCTGCTACGGATACCTTCCGTCTTTACGGCATGATCAACAACACGCGTATCACCATACTAGTGGATAGCGAAAGCACTCAGAACTTTGTGCAACCACGTGTTGCCAAGTTCTTGAATCTCCGCATGCATGATACGACTCCACTCTGTGTTATGGTAGGGAATGGTTCAGTTCTAGATTGCCGGCAACTATGTCCCGATACCAGTGTGCTCATTCAAAATCACACCTTCGTTGTGACCTTGCGTGTTTTGCCGCTAAGTGGAGCAGATGCAGTGCTTGGAGTCGAATGGTTACGCACGCTTGGCCCGATCATGACAGACTATTCCTCGTTCACCATGCAGTTCACTCACTCCGGTCAACACGTCACTCTTCACGCTGACGTTCTAGTCGACGAGAACCCAGCCTCTGCCCACCAGATCAAGCGCATGATCACCACAAACGCCACATCAGGTCTCTTCCACTTATCCCCTCTGCCCATCACCCAACCCGAACCCGCCCTAGACCCGCCTCACCCCATCCCCGCCATTAACGAACTCCTGATCAAATATCACTCTCTGTTCCAGCAACCCTCGACCCTACCACCTCCCCGCCAACATGATCACTACATTAACCTCATCCCATCCTCCAAACCCGTCAACGTTCGTCCCTACAGGTATCCTCATTTCCAGAAAACGGAAATTGAGAAACAGGTAACAGCATTACTGGATTCCGGTCTCATTCAACCTAGCCGAAGTCCATTTTCGTCTCCAGTACTtttagtgaagaagaaagacgGAACATGGTGTATGTGCATAGACTATCGCGCGCTTAATTCGATCACTGTACAAGATCGCTTCCCTCTTCCCGCAATCGAAGAACTTCTCGACGAACTAGGAAGCGCCTCCTGGTTTTCAAAACTCGATCTGAGACAAGGATTTCATCAGATCTTGATGGCGGAGAAGATATACCGAAAACAGCTTTTCGCACACATCATGGACACTATGAATATCGTGTCATGCCTTTCAGTCTTTGTAACACGCCGTCAACGTTTCAGGCAGCCATGA
- the LOC114406554 gene encoding uncharacterized protein LOC114406554, translating to MVRAPDPQHRESNTPLVVQGEGLTNDGLIPQIFSSMPALNEAASYLAQTTSYITGCFSDYSVEHSPRHFEASETHALELVDFPSGDTDASSSTEIEHIPSNRIHLTSVESSNASTSAPPHMHDEITRSSGSSALIESNRTGQSRISIFQSLIDRARRTVRGSADDIGWLQCDPGMPPVEDGTERFLEILDNIKHGVHKLPNSVVYLLIPGLFSNHGPLYFVSTKVSFSKMGLACHIAKIHSEASVEKNARELKEYIEEIYWGSNKRVMLLGHSKGGVDAAAALSLYWSDLKDKVAGLALAQSPYGGTPIASDLLREGQLGDYVNLRKLTEILICKVIKGDMRALEDLTYERRREFLKEHHLPKEVPIVSFRTEAGISPAVLATLSHVAHAELPLVAPAGESRKLPVVMPLGAAMAACAQLLQVRYGEKSDGLVTCRDAEVPGSVVVRPKRKLDHAWMVYSSLNDDLSEGDAFQVCEALLTLLVEIGQKKMHELAMKDE from the exons ATGGTGCGAGCTCCGGATCCGCAGCATCGGGAATCGAACACGCCCTTAGTT GTACAGGGAGAGGGTTTGACAAATGATGGGCTTATTCCTCAGATATTTTCATCTATGCCAGCTCTCAATGAAGCTGCTTCTTATCTTGCACAAACAACATCATACATAACTGGATGTTTCTCTGATTATTCAG TGGAACATTCCCCCAGACATTTTGAAGCTTCTGAAACTCATGCACTAGAGCTTGTGGATTTTCCTTCTGGTGACACTGATgcatcttcatctactgaaatTGAGCATATTCCTTCAAACAGAATCCATTTAACCAGTGTTGAATCATCAAATGCCTCAACTTCTGCACCTCCACATATGCATGACGAAATCACTAGGAGTTCTGGTTCCAGTGCACTTATTGAATCAAATCGTACTGGACAAAGTCGCATTTCCATTTTCCAAAG CCTAATTGATCGTGCTCGAAGGACCGTGCGAGGATCTGCAGATGATATAGGATGGCTTCAATGTGATCCTGGAATGCCTCCGGTTGAAGATGGAACAGAGAGGTTCCTGGAAATTCTGGACAACATCAA GCATGGTGTTCACAAGTTACCAAATTCGGTGGTTTATTTGTTAATTCCAG GTCTTTTCAGTAATCATGGTCCACTTTACTTTGTCAGTACAAAAGTCAGTTTTTCAAAAATGGGTTTGGCCTGTCATATCGCGAAGATTCATAGTGAG GCGTCAGTTGAGAAAAATGCCAGAGAGCTAAAAGAGTACATTGAGGAAATTTATTGGGGTTCAAATAAACGTGTTATGCTTCTTGGACATAGCAAAGGAGGAGTAGATGCAGCAGCTGCTTTATCTTTGTATTGGTCTGATTTGAAAGATAAAGTTGCTGGGTTGGCATTAGCACAAAGTCCCTATGGTGGAACTCCTATAGCTTCAGATCTTCTGCGAGAAGGACAGCTTGGTGATTATGTAAATTTACGGAAACTTACAGAGATTCTCATCTGTAAAGTAATTAAG GGAGACATGCGAGCCTTAGAAGACTTGACATATGAAAGGAGGAGAGAGTTTTTGAAAGAGCATCATCTGCCAAAAGAAGTCCCAATTGTTTCCTTTCGGACTGAAGCTGGCATTTCCCCTGCTGTTTTAGCCACATTATCTCACGTTGCACATGCTGAACTACCCCTGGTTGCTCCAGCCGGTGAGTCTAGAAAACTTCCTGTGGTGATGCCCCTTGGTGCTGCTATGGCTGCTTGTGCACAGTTGCTGCAGGTGAGGTATGGAGAGAAAAGTGACGGGCTTGTCACATGCCGAGATGCAGAAGTTCCCGGATCCGTTGTGGTGCGACCTAAACGAAAATTGGACCATGCATGGATGGTTTATTCATCACTAAATGATGACCTTTCTGAAGGAGATGCATTTCAGGTCTGTGAGGCTCTCTTAACTCTACTTGTGGAAATCGGGCAGAAAAAGATGCATGAGCTTGCAATGAAAGATGAATGA